The following are encoded in a window of Eschrichtius robustus isolate mEscRob2 chromosome 1, mEscRob2.pri, whole genome shotgun sequence genomic DNA:
- the PTF1A gene encoding pancreas transcription factor 1 subunit alpha: MDAVLLEHFPGGLDAFPSPYFDEEDFFTDQSSRDPLEDGDELLADEQAEVEFLSHQLHEYCYRDGACLLLQSAPSVAPHALAPPPSGGPGEPEDGGGGYCCEAGAPPGGFPYSPGSPPSCLAYPCAGPAVLSPGARLRGLSGVAAAARRRRRVRSEAELQQLRQAANVRERRRMQSINDAFEGLRSHIPTLPYEKRLSKVDTLRLAIGYINFLSELVQADLPLRGGGAGGGGGPGGGGRLGGDSPGSQVQKVIICHRGTRSPSPSDPDYGLPPLAGHSLSWTDEKQLKEQNIIRTAKVWTPEDPRKLNSKSSFNNIENEAPFDFVS; this comes from the exons ATGGACGCGGTGCTGCTAGAGCACTTCCCCGGGGGCCTGGACGCCTTCCCGTCCCCTTACTTTGACGAGGAGGACTTCTTCACCGACCAGTCTTCTCGGGACCCTCTGGAGGACGGCGATGAGCTGCTGGCCGACGAGCAGGCCGAGGTGGAGTTCCTCAGCCACCAGCTGCACGAATACTGCTACCGCGACGGGGCGTGCCTGCTGCTGCAGTCCGCGCCCTCGGTGGCTCCGCACGCGCTCGCCCCGCCGCCCTCGGGGGGCCCCGGCGAGCCGGAGGACGGCGGTGGCGGCTACTGCTGCGAGGCGGGGGCGCCCCCCGGCGGCTTCCCCTACTCGCCCGGCTCGCCGCCCTCGTGCCTCGCCTACCCGTGCGCCGGGCCGGCCGTGCTGTCCCCCGGAGCGCGGCTGCGCGGCCTGAGcggggtggcggcggcggcgcggcggcggcggcgggtgcGCTCTGAGGCCGAGTTGCAGCAGCTGCGGCAGGCGGCCAACGTGCGCGAGCGGCGGCGCATGCAGTCCATCAACGACGCCTTTGAGGGGCTGCGCTCGCACATCCCCACGCTGCCCTACGAGAAGCGCCTCTCCAAGGTGGACACGCTGCGCCTGGCCATCGGCTACATCAACTTCCTCAGCGAACTCGTGCAGGCCGACCTGCCCTtgcgcggcggcggcgcgggcggTGGCGGGGGACCGGGCGGCGGCGGGCGCCTGGGCGGGGACAGCCCGGGCAGCCAGGTCCAGAAGGTCATCATCTGCCATCGGGGCACCC ggtccccctcccccagcgACCCGGATTATGGCCTCCCTCCCCTCGCAGGACACTCTCTCTCTTGGACTGATGAAAAACAACTCAAAGAACAAAATATTATCCGAACAGCCAAAGTGTGGACCCCAGAGGATCCCAGAAAACTCAACAGCAAATCTTCCTTCAACAACATAGAAAACGAAGCGCCCTTTGATTTTGTGTCCTGA